The genomic DNA TGGGACAACAGGTAGGTGCTGTCACTGATCCTGCAGACTGTTCAGCAACAGCCCCTTTGGATTTCCGGATATTCTGGAAACAAAGTCAGAAGAGTGGCCTATTGCGGGGTTGGCAGAGGGGTATGGTAAGAGGACCTCCTTCTTTCATCTCCCTGTTCAGCGTCCAATGACAGTCCACAGGTCATCCTTGGTGGGTGTCAGGCCTAAGACCCATGCCCACCCTACCCTTTGAATCCAGGTGAGATGAGGTCAAACCAGGCAGCATAGAAGAAGATAGGGTGCTACAAAGGCAGCCAATGAGCTCATGGCCTCAGGGGTTTTAAGCACCAGCCCTGGCTACCCAGCCTCCCTTGTCCCTACCTAGAGGCGCAGGCCCAGCCTACCTGAACTCCCTCACACTGATGCTCCAGACCTGGCTCCTGGAAGGCCAACTTCTCACTTCCAACATCCTCTTGCCTCATTTCCATTTCCTTCACATCTGTCTCCTACTTACTGGTTCCTTCTCTAAATCTGTATGTTCATTCCTGGGTTTTATGTCTCCCCCCATCTCTCTCAGCCCCTGTGTCCTACCCAGGACAAAGCACTTTTAGTTGGACTGGCAGAGAGGAGCTGAGCCAATGGCGGGAGTGCGCTGATGGTGCTAGTAGGCCCTGACCACAGCCAGCCACACCTTTGCAGGGACTCTGGTCGCTGCAAACATGTGGCTGGGCCGAAGTGGCCAATGCGAGGCAGAAGAGCCCTCCAGAGTAGTCCCTCAGCCAACCTGTCCCAGCCACCCAGCCTGCATCTGAACTtgcccttcttcctccttcttcgcCAGCTTCACAGTCATGCAGGGATGGGGTAAAATGACAAGCTTTTATCTACTTTAAACAGTCATGCCACACTGCCAACACAGTTTTCAAAGCATCAAGagatcttttcttccttccttcttctcaaGCCCGTAATTAAACTCCTGGTGACAGAGTGGCAGAGGAAGGAGATCGGGGAGCACGACTCAAGGAATAAACAGCTCCTTAGCTGCCCTCAGAACCGAGGCAGCCAAGGAATGTGAGCGCCTGTCAGCCTACGACCTTTCAGGAGAACACAGCAAATCATCTGACTCCAGTAACATCCTCTTCCTCCCCCAAGATCACTGTTCTGCTGCACACCCACACTGCTTGGATCTGTTGAGTGTTGGCTTCCGCCCCAGTGCCTGCCACCTTCACGTGAAGGCTTTGGCTTTAGCACACTAGCTCCACTCCCAAACCTAACCTCCGCTGAATTCTCTGCAGGATTGACCATTGGGTCCACGTGTGACTGAGAGATGTGAGAAGCTCAGCAGATGGGCAGGGATGACTCATTCATCATACTAATATGATTCAACAAAGAAAGGCATGTTTTCTCTTCCAAATATGCTGTGTGTTCAAGTCTGAGATGCTCCAGGATTCACAAAGTTCCCACAGCAGGGGCTCCCGTTCACTCTGGTGGCACCTGCCGCAGCAGCTCCCATTAGCGCACGAAGGATACCACGCTGGTGGCTACCGCAAATGGGGCGGAGTAGGCTGCAGCGAAGCCTTGCAGGCCGATGACCACGTAGCGGCATCCTTTGATGATGACCTTCCCGACATTCTAGTTttaggaataaaagagaaaagcaaaggatTAGGGTAGGCAACTTTTTAATTCTGCCAtctttcatgaaaaagaaaaatgagtcacGGCGACATACATAAAGatcatttttcctgattctctcgtGACAAATCAGCAAGTTACCACATTCCCCCATCTCTGGTGGAAGGTGCCCACCTCCAGCCTGAGAAGATGTAGGGGCTCACGGCAGACATCATCACCTTGCAAAGTGCTTTCAAGCACAGCTTATTTCCAGATAATTCAAAGACCTTCTTGGAAACAGCAGTAAGGCTGCTAAGTCTAAAACtaaagcagttttgttttgttttttaaaccaaagATCACTCCTCTTCTCCGTTCCAGCTAAAAATTACTGGACTGTCAGAAGGCTGGGTTAAGTTTTCCTTCCTTCACCTTATCTGAAAGCCCATCTTCTCCTCCTTCTACCTCAATGGCATATTTCTGTCTGACCCACACATCTGTCCCTTTGTAGTCTTCTGCCATTTTCTAATTGCTATATCCATATAAGTCCAGCATTTCCAATACCATTATAAGCTCCCTGATGGTCAGGCTTGGGCAATGCTTTCTTGGTAACCACTCcccctcttccttttctacaAGGCTGGATAGGAGACATTCAGGGAATGTCAGGTGCTAGACAGGGGACATCTAAAGGACTCAAATGTGATTGCAACAGAAAAAttaacaccaccaccaacaaacaTTTGTTGCATGGCTGCCCACGGCCTTCCCCTCCCTACCTCAACTTCTGTCATCACTCTTGGTGACATCAATGTCCATGCAGATAACCTGTGCCTTAGGCCACATACCGTGTCTCTCAGTCCTTTGACTTTTCCATATTACCATAACCACTCAGACTGGTTTAACTTAAAATTCCTGATCACAATCACATATCTCACCTTGACTTCCAACACCACCTGACAAACCTCCATATCTGTCCAGTAGGATGAATTTCTCTCTCCCCTGGGTACTGCCTCATACCTTTTCCCTTCTTAAGCCTCCCCACTTGCGACACACACGAACACACCCAAGTCTCCATACCTTCATGAGATGATCCCACTTCAcctttcacaggaaaaaaaaaaaaaaacccagacatCATCAGGGAACGCGATCACCTTCCACCACTCTCTACAGCCCTGCCTGTGTCTGCCCCTGGTTTCTCCTGCGTTGCCTGTGTTACGGTGGAGAAAGTGTTCCTCTTCCCCCAAGCCATTCCCTTGATACTTGCTGTCGGTGCCTTTTCCCACCTTGATCTTGGCTTTCCCTTCTCCACCTCCATCATTCGCCTCTTCTCCATTGGATCCCATTAGCTTACACACATGCTGGGGTATCACCATGACTCCATATCCTGCCCCAGTCTCTGCCCTCCATCATGCCAAGCCAGCCAAAAGAGCCAACCACATATACTGCCTCCATGTCTGCAATTCTTATTCCCTCTGACTCCGGCTCCCACCCCAACCCATGAGGGACTGTCTGGTCACGGCCATCTACAACCCCCATGCTGCCTGACCCAGTGGAcgcttttctgtctttctctccctgaCCTCTCAGCAGCTTCTGACATACTTTATGAAATAATCATGTGGCCTCTTTGACTCCATATTCTCAGTTCTCCCCTACCTAAATAGGCAGCTCCTCCTCAGCTTCCTTTGCTAAATTATCCCTTCTACCAGACTCTAAAATGTTGGTGTTGTTCAGCACTCAGTCCTGggtctttccttctctctttctttccctacaATCTCTCCTTAGATGGTCTCATCCATTTCTAATGACTACAAGTATCTCCTAGATTTGAAGAACTCTTTAGTTCAGACTCAAATATTCAATTCGTTACTTGAGATCTCCACTTTTTGAAGACCCCACAATTCCTCTGGCATGTACTCTCCCTTGCAGCCCTAAGCACATAAACCTAACATGGATTGGCTACTGGTATGTCCCTGGTGGCCTTTGTCTATCAGACTTCAATCATTCAAAGCACAGAGAGATTACATCTGTCCACATGTATATATCTGGTTAGAGACAGAGCTGAAGTTCAATCCCAAAGAAATCTCACTTCAGGGCCTATGACCTTAACCCCCATActatatttccctttttaaataaaGGCAATATGTAAGCTTCTAGTTAACCACACATGCCCTGGGCTTGAATTCCAACTCTATCACTTACTTAATTTCccatggcctcagtttcctcacctatacaATGGGAATATTTAGTAACCACCTCACTGGGTTGTTAAGAGGAGTTAATGAGATCATGTAAGCAAAGCACtgagaacagggcctggcacaaacTGCAGGCAGTATAAGTGCCCCCCAATGTCAGCTATTATTACTGCTAAATAACATCTGCTTCTTTTGATTACATAGCAATTTAGGCTTGTGGTGGTAATAGATAAACCCAAGATTTTTGTTGTCTGTTTGGGAAAGTTTCTTAAGACTATAATTTCCTATGACTTCTGGCTtacttgagctttttttttttttttttttttttttttttttttgagaccgcgttttgctcttgttgcctaggctggagtgcaatggcgcgcgcgatctcagatcactgcaacctccacctcccaggttcaagcgattctcctgctgcagcctcccaagtagctgggattataggcatgcaccattgcgccaggctaattttttgtatttttagtagagatggggttcaccatgttggtcagtctggtttccaactcctgacctcaggtgatccacccgcctcagcctcccaaagtgctgggattacaggcgtgagccaccacgcccagccgagctTTCAATAGTTTAAATTACAGGGTCCCTCACAGTAACAGAAGGAGGGCAGGGACTCTGTTGTGCTCATCACTGTATCCTGAGCATGTAGAAAGAGGTTGGGTGTTTCCTTTGGTACCTCTCCCGCTAAATGAGGAGCTTTGCAAGAACCAAGTAATGTCTGTGTCTTCTCTAGACACTGCTTTCCTGGACATTACCCTGTTGATGTCTCCAAGAGACACTGGGCTGGGGCATGCGCATGTGTGGGTATGTGATGTTGCTAAGAGATACACTTCTCTAAATGTGTGATAAGAATCACTGGGGGAATTTTACTTACATGTctgaaacaacaaaagaaaaacatattctcTGGGAACAGGCTTAACAATCAAGAGTGATCCATTATAAACAAGATCAGAGTCACAATCGCCTACATTAAACGTGACATTTTTGGTATCTGTACATCCATTTTGCTCAGCCTGTTATACTTTAAAAGCTGCTTGTCACTTTGTCTTTGTAATTTAGCAAAAAAATCTACTAAAATAGTTCATTAACTGGAATACTGTTAAAGACACAGATTTGAGAAATGAAAtgcaaagaaacataaaatatctctCAACCACTATTTCAGTGTCATTTAAGAGAGTGCATTTGGAATTCTTTGATCTGAGTAGAGCGTTCTACCCAACTACTCTCTCGGAGGGGAGCTGGGGTCTAGGGGAACAAAGAGGGGTCACCTGCTTTACATCTCCATGTTTGAGCCTGGTGACCCTCTCAGTTGGCTCCAAGAAAGTAGGAGCTGAAGTCACTCTTTTGAAGGGCAGAAAGGAGAGATCCAACCCTAACCTGACGATGTCCTCTCACCTGGCCTCCTGGGTCCATTGAACTAGCGTGCAACACTCTAGAGCTTGCATGCCCACAGCTGGGCTTGTGATGGCCCCTCTACCTGAGATGACACCACTTCTCTATCCACtgaaatctttttgtttgttttagttaaggcaaaattcacataacataaaattcaccattttaaagtgcgTACAGcccagtggcatttagtacatctACAATGTTGTGCCACCACCActtctatctagttccaaaacattttcatcatccccaggAAAAAACACATGCTCCATTAAGCAGATGGGCTCCATTCCTCTTTCCCCCAGTCCCTTGCAACCACCAATCTCCGTTCCATCTCCAAGGGTTGACCTATCCTAAGCAttccatacaaatggaatcatatgcaCAATACGTGATCTTGTGGGTCTTgcttacttagcataatatttttagaCGTTCATCATATTGTAGCATGGATTAGTACATCTccttccttttatggctgaatactattccattgtaggTACATAACACACTTGTTTATGCATTCACCCATTtagggacatttgggttgtttccaccttttgactattgtaaataatgcttctattaaaatgtgtatataaacattgatttgagtacctgttttcaattctttgattACATCCCTAGGAGGGGAACTGCTAGATCACAGAGTAAGTCTACACTGAACTTTTTAAGGAACtcccaaattgttttccacagcagctgtcccattttacattcccaccagcaatgtacgatgattccaatttctctacattctcgccaacatttgttatttggTTTGTTTGGCCATTTTTTGGAGTAGCCGTTCTAGTGGGGATGAAGTGTTCCTAGTTCATACCACTCCACTGTTACCTGGTGAAATCTTAACTCATCCTTCTGTGCCCAGTTTTCATGTCACCGTGATTTGAACACTTCCCTGCCTTTACAAGCTCACCGCTGAGCAGTGAACTGCCTGAGCTCTGTGCCCCGAAGCCCCCGGGGGGAGTTCCCAGCGATGTCAGTGTCTCCCTGGGAGGCTGTGCCCTTCTCTAGGGCAGGGCTGCACTGTATTCATTTTCACATCTCTACTGCTCAGCACAATGCCTGACGCACAATGAGTGCCCCCAAAATATCTTCAAGTGCTAGTCCTTGAGCTGAggtttctgcagtatcagttcaCCAGTGGAGAGGGACATGATGGCTTCTTTGTGCTCAACTGGGACCCAAAGCAGAGATGAATCGTCCTAGCAGGGCTCTAAGCTTGAAAGACCCAACTTTATAGTTTTACCCCTGCCTGTGTTCTGCTCCAGAAGCTGCTGATATACCTTTAAAGAGGATGATAAACCTAAGCTCCCAGGCATGGAGACTGAATGGCTTCAGGTGTAAGAGGGCATTGGGCAACACAGATAACTGGACAATAAATCAGATGGGGGCCGTGGCCTTTGGCCAGGACACAGTAACTTCTGTGACTTTATTCTGGGTGGCCTTGTCCAGGCCAGCAGAGCTTCCGGCAGCAGCTTCGAGTGCTTCCAGGCAGAGACACCTAGGAAGTGCATCTGGGCTTTGATTTCCGCGAAGGAAACTGTCATTTTCTCCCATATTTATCCTTCCTAACCCCATCTCCCGGAGACAAATGGCAGAATGTTTTGAAGGCCCCAGAGTACACTGATAGTTGGCTAGACGAGAAAAATTCAACGAGCgcctatttatgtatttgttgcgCTCCCAGGCTCGGGAAATAACCTTGGGAATATTTGGGAGAATAACCCAAACATTTCTCAACTACTGGGATATCCTGGAGGGGATGTTACTGGAAAACAAATACACTAGgttgcaatttctttctttccaattggGCCACCTTCTCCAAGTCACCTGCCGCGCTAACGCTTCAGTATTCCCATCTGTAATCAGGACACTGATTCCTGATCTTACATAAGAACCACCTCGGTAGGAGCCCCTTGAGAATGTTCTTAAGCAGCCAGGAGCGCAATAGCAGGCACAGCGGGGACCACCCGGCGCAATCCCCGATTTAAGTTTCTATCAGGACTCGCAACTCGCGGCTTCCCTCCGGCGAGGGAATGGGAGCGGGGGCGGAGGGGTTGCAGGTGCAGCCCGGAGAAACCGGGTGAGTCGACGGTCAGGACCCGGTTCCCGCTCCCCCGCGGGGCACCACACCCGCGCCCCCCGGGCAGTGGTGGCGCAGGGCCCCTACCTTGCCGTACTTCTTCAGCTTCCGCCGGTACCTCTTCCTGGGCTGCTCGCTCGGCGCCGGCTCCTCCAGTGCCTCGTAGCGCTCGGGCAGGAGGGCGAAGTGCACCCTCCGCGCGCCCCGGGCTCCCCCCAGGCCCCGCTCGTCCGCCGCTCTCGCCCCGCTCTCGGCAGCCGCCTCCGCCTCGTCCGCGTACTCCAGGTGCTCCAGGATGGCGGCCGCCTCCTCGTCCCCCTCGGTTCGCCCTCGCCCTCGGGGCCCGCGGCGCAGGAGGCTGCTCTCCGCCTTGCTTCGGAGCCTGGCTCCCACCGTCATGATGCCCCGGCCCCTCTGGCGAAGGTCCGAGCGCAAAGACACCAACCTTTGCTCCCCGCCCGCTCCTCCGCCCCAGCCCGGACGGGGCGGGGTATTGGGGGAGCCTCAGCGCCCCCTGGCCGTGGGGCCTGGGATGGCGTTGGCTCCGCTCCGAACTGGCCTCCCAGGCGGCGGGCGCGTTCCGCCAGCCCCGCCCTTCATCCCACCTGCCGGCCAAACGGTGCTGACTACAGAGCGCAACGCACAATGAACATGCAAAACACCTTCAACTGCACTTGCTACGAAATTAATGACCCCAAATAATAGGACTCCATCCGCTCATGTTCAAATTAGCAACGATGGTAAATGATACTAGAGATCACGCTCAGTGCTAGGGAGGGCATGGCGAGATAGTCACGGTAACAGATTCGTGGGAGTGCAAATTGGTGGTAAGGTTTTGGAGAGACGATCAGAAAATCTTTACCGTGAGTCTTAGGAAACGTCCGTATTCTAGGAAATATTCGGAAACGCAAGACAGTGTGTCCACGGTGTTCAACGGTCTGACTCAGTGAAAAAGTGGAGCAAACCAACAGGGAGGGGCAAAGGAAATTCTGGTGCAGACATGCCAGCATATGGCGCAGTCTTTAAAATCATGATTTTCAGGAATATCTCTCTGTGAGATAAGCGTTCTCAGTGTACTGTGAATCTCAACAAGCTGAGCGTGCCCTATTTTCTTAAGTGGGTAAATGCCTTTGAATTCTGGCTAATGTAGAATTAAGGGCCaaaagcagtggctcacgcctgtaatcccagcactttgagaggccgggaggatagcttcagcccaggagttcaggaacagcctgggcaacatagtgagacctccatctctacaaaaaaaaaaaaaaaaaaaaaattagccaggcgtgggggcacgcacctgtgatcccagctattcgggaggatCGTTtgggcctgggagtttgagactagcctgggcaacacaaggagacTTCGTctctagaaatagaaaaacaaatacaaaagtttacctgtagtcccagtgaggtaggaggatcgcttgatcctggaaggtggaggttgcagtgagctatgattgtgccactgctctccaaagGGGTcggcagagtgagatcccatctcaaaaaaatacttaggtataaaatACATAGATTGTTAGATATACTGATATTTTAACATTAAAGTTTGTGATTAAATTTAAGAATAATGTGGATATGTTGGTATAAGCACATACAATGTTTACGACAATTTAGTTCACTAGGATGCAAAAGAAATTAGTTTTGTGATTCCAACTTAAAATGTGAGCCAGCATGGTGactttcacctgtaatcccagcagctccagaggctgtggtaggaggatcccttgaggctaggagttctgAGCAACGTGGGCCCCatttctaaaaaagtaaaaatgtgtgGCTCcatgcggtgactcacacctgtaatcccaacactttgggagaccaaggcggtggatcacctgaggtcaggagttcaagaccagcctggccaatatagtgaaaccctgtctctactaaaaatacaaaaattagccaggcatggtggcatactcctgtagtctcagctattcggcaggctgaggaggagaatcgcttaaatccaggaggcagaggttgcagtgagtggagattgtgccatggcactccagcctgggcaacagagtgagactctgtcttaaaaaaaaaaaagtaatcaactAATTGATTTAGGCTTTTATTTAACTGTTATGTAATAAGGTAATAAGTAATGACTTATATTTAATCTTATAAACATATagtgtttatatgtaaaatagtatataaaatttatatacaattcAATTTCAGGTGAAATgggtatgaaaataaatttaacttacTATATTTATAAGAATTACTTAGGGTTTTGTTATAGAATTGAAGTACTTgaaaagaaagtcaaatattaAATTTGTAAAAGTTGCTTGAAATGTTTAGGAGAATTAACTAAACAGTAAAAGTGCCTCCTTACAGTAATTGTGAAATTTTATCGGGTAAGTAAATAGTTTAAAACAGTATGCAATTTGAATTTAAAAGGTTAAGATTCGTAGATTTGTAACTTTGCTAAAGCAACTATTACTTTATAAACAAACAGAGACCCTTatagtcccttttttttttttggtacaaaaCTGACCTCAAAGAACCCTAGGCTGCTTATCAAatggtgatatagtttggttctatgtccccaccaaatttcatgttgaattgtaatccccagtgttggaggtggggcctggtgggaggtgattggatcatgagggtggccCTTCATGAATgacttagcaccatcccctcagtgctatcctagtgatagtgagtgagtgagttatcgtgagatctggttgtttaaaagtgtgtggtgcgcacctcccccttctctctctcatcttcctgctttggccatgtttgcctgtttcccctttactttctgccatgattgtaagtttcctgaggtctccccagaagcagaagccatcATGCTTCCTCTATAGCCAGCAGAACTGCGAGCCAAttaaccctcttttctttataaattactctgtctcaggtatttctttatagcagtgcgagaatggactaatacaaatacaGACGAAGGTAGAACATCCATGGgcctaaaatgtgtttttgtcaGTACAAAATACTGTTCAAATATCACAACAACATTTAGTTTGCCTTTAAAGGCAAAACACCGGAACAATTAAAAATTGATCTCCAGATTAAGTCTCTATAACCAGTGAACAAGCAGAATTTAAGGAGATGTAATCAGAAACTGTCTTTATGTTGCATTCCCTTGTCTCTCTACAAGTTATTCTGTGCAGAAAATGAGTCTCTTGCTCCTCGGTGAAAACTTAGGCAGtcctgtaggttttttgtttgtttgtttgtttgagacggagtttcactcttgttgcccaggctagagtgcaatgatgcgatcttggctcaccgcaatctccgcctcccaggttcaagtgatactcctgcctcagcctcctgagtagctgggattagaggcatgcaccaccatgcctggctaattttatattttttagtagagacgggatttctccatgttggtcaggctggtcttgaactcccgacctcaagtgatccacccacctcggcctcccaaagtgctgggattacaggcgtgagccacctcacccggcagTCCTGTAGTTTTTCTGTCCACACAGAGATAATAAGTCccaacctccatctcaaaaaaataaataaataaaataaaaataaacaaataagtaaatataatctTAATCTATATAAACCTAAATCGTATAGTGTTCAATTCCATGTAATACTCAGAACCTTGAACTTGATTTAAAGTAAATCCTCTCTCCTTGCTCAGGCAGCACCTGATGTGGGTGTGTACCTGTGTGCGGTGGTGGTGAGGGAGTGGGGACCGGG from Nomascus leucogenys isolate Asia chromosome 5, Asia_NLE_v1, whole genome shotgun sequence includes the following:
- the C5H1orf115 gene encoding uncharacterized protein C1orf115 homolog, which encodes MTVGARLRSKAESSLLRRGPRGRGRTEGDEEAAAILEHLEYADEAEAAAESGARAADERGLGGARGARRVHFALLPERYEALEEPAPSEQPRKRYRRKLKKYGKNVGKVIIKGCRYVVIGLQGFAAAYSAPFAVATSVVSFVR